The genomic interval AGCTGAGATTTATTCAGCCTTTGAACAGGAACAGATGAAGGTTCAGGCGGTCGGAAAAGAATCTTTCCTGCAGTTCTATAAAAATTTAGGAAAGAAAAAAATCGGCAACAATTTATCGATATGGGCTTGTGCCATCATTCATTTTGAGGCCTTTTTAAAAGGCAGGGATCTGTCATTTGGAGAGGTAACGGTTTCTTTAATTGAAGATTACAGAGATTATCTCCTAAAAGCTAAAAGTTTAAGAAAAAACAAAAAGCAGCTGTCGCGCAATACGGCTCTTTCGTATTACAATAAAATAAAAACAGCCCTGAAAGCGGCTTACAAGGAAGATAAACTGAAAACCGATATCAATGCGAAAATTGGATCTATTAAGGAAATGGAGTCACAGCGGAATTTTATGACTCTGGAAGAAACCAGAAGGCTGTTTGCCGCTCCCTGCCCAAACTTGACAGTCCGCAGGATTTCGATGTTTTCAGTTCTTACCGGGGTGCGATATTCCGATATCGCTAAGCTGACCTGGTCTGAACTTCTTTACATTGAGAATGACGGCCACTATATCATATTCAGGCAGAAGAAAACGGAAGGTACCGCTTCCATACCGATTTCAGATGAAGCATTTGAACTCCTTGGAAAGCGCAGGGGCGACAATGAGAAGGTATTTAAAGATTTGAATAAATGGGACGTTGACCGCGCGCTTCCTGTCTGGGTAGCTTTATCCGGAATTAAAAAACATATTACATTCCACTGTTTCAGGCATACCTACGCAACATTACAGCTCACAGCAGGGACTGATATTTTTACTATTTCAAAAATGCTGGGGCATAAGAGCGTTAAAACCACCCAGATATATGCAAAAGTTATTGACCAGAAAAAAAGAGATGCTGCAAACAGGATTTCTTTGGAATAATTAAAGTTTGCAGTCTATTTTAGCCTAAAACAAAAACGTCTCATTTTTAATGGGATGTTTTTGTTATGATTACATTAGTGTAAAGTGATAGTTTAAAGTGAAGATCTGCTGCCGGTTTGAACAAATTTCTTGACGTCGGACCTTGCTTTCTCATCCGCTCTGGCGGAAACAGTTTTAGACTGTATCTTTTTATCGGAAGTCCTCGTACTCGGCGTATAATTCCTTTTATTGGTGCTGTACATAATAATAAATGTATTTTTATTCTAGATCACTAATTTCGGTATTCCTGCTGCTGGAATTTTCTGCTGCTGGATCAGCTGTAATATTTTCCTTAATTGATTTTTCATCCCAGTCTCCCCAGTCTCCGTTATAAGATTTGATGTAAATCAATTCATTGTTCTCGCCGCTGAAAAGCCTGCTTCTGCTGGCTGGGCAATTATGATTTTCTTTTTTTTCTGCTGCATTT from Flavobacterium sp. YJ01 carries:
- a CDS encoding site-specific integrase, coding for MGKSIVTLRKKVISQGRMSLYLDFYPPVWDAKANDFTRREFLKIYVYQKPSDQHQKMANTESLHTAELIRARRQNEINKAEIYSAFEQEQMKVQAVGKESFLQFYKNLGKKKIGNNLSIWACAIIHFEAFLKGRDLSFGEVTVSLIEDYRDYLLKAKSLRKNKKQLSRNTALSYYNKIKTALKAAYKEDKLKTDINAKIGSIKEMESQRNFMTLEETRRLFAAPCPNLTVRRISMFSVLTGVRYSDIAKLTWSELLYIENDGHYIIFRQKKTEGTASIPISDEAFELLGKRRGDNEKVFKDLNKWDVDRALPVWVALSGIKKHITFHCFRHTYATLQLTAGTDIFTISKMLGHKSVKTTQIYAKVIDQKKRDAANRISLE